The segment TAATATCGTAACCATAGCCATATTCTTCACGATCTACCGTTTTTTTATTATGCTTTTCCTTTGTCAATTTTATCACCTCTGCTCATAGACTGTGCTTTTTTCAACGAACTATACAGTCTTAGCATCTTTTACAATCCAATGTGCTGCGCTTATTAAATCTGGAAACACAGCATCTGCTAATGCGTCTTGCTCACCTAAAAATACGCCCTTTGTTCCTGCTCCCTTTCCTGCCATAATATCTGTGTCTGTGTCTCCTACCATATAGGATTTCGCTAAATTCACACGATACTTCTTGCCTAAATCCACAATTAATTTACTATTTGGCTTTCTACATGCACAGCCCGACTTTGGCTTATGTGGACAATAAACAGCTTCATGGATAATAGCTCCCTTTTTCTTTAGCTCCTTGATCATATAGGCATGGATTTTTTCCAAGTCTTTTTCCTTCATAAAGCCCAAGCCAATACCACCCTGATTTGTGACAACAAAAATATAATCAAAATGTTTATTCAATATCCTAATAGCTTCAGGCACTTTCGGTAAAAAATAAAAATCCTTAGGCTTATTGACAAACTTTACACGATGGCTTAACACTTCATTAATCACACCATCGCGATCTAAAAATATAGCCCTTTTCATCAACACCACACCTTTTATCCCTAGCTTTACCCTATGTATAAAAAACAATACAGCACAGTGCTCTTTTTACTGCTATCCGTCTATTTCATGATGCTATCCGTCACTTTTCTCATTCTATCCGTCTATTCAAGCGTTCTATCCGTCACTTTTATTTATACCTATCAATAAAAACCTGATGCTTAGCACATCAGGTTTCCATCCATTTTATTATTCGGTTAATGGTTCATTATCTGTAGACTCTAACGCTTCAGGCTGCTTTGCCATTTTACCTACTTTACGCAAAACAAAATAAGCGCAGCCAAAATTGCAATACTCATATAAGTAATCCTGTAGCGTACTTATCTTTGTATCAAATGTCGATTTTTGATTTTTGTCATCAAAAAATCCTTTTAAACGTAATTGACTATAACCCCAATCACCAACAATATAATCATATCTGGCTAGTATATCAGAGTATCTTTCCTGAAAAGCTTCCGCCTGAAAGGCATCGCGATATTCTTCTATTAGCTCATATTCTATTCCGTCAACTATGATCAAAGTGACACCACCTTTTTTGCCTAAAGCTCAGCTTGTAACTGACGCTCTTTTGTGGCAGCATTTACTTGCTCATCTGCATGATAACTACTACGTACAAGCGGGCCAGCTTCGCAATGCTTAAAGCCTTTTTCCATTGCAATTTTACGTAGCTTGCCAAATTCGATTGGTGAATAATATTTTTTAACTGGTAAATGCTTTTTCGTTGGCTGTAAATATTGACCAATTGTCATAATATCCACATTATTTGCACGTAAATCATCCATTACTTCTAAAATTTCTTCATGTGTTTCGCCTAATCCAATCATTAAAGACGATTTCGTTGGAATATCTGGCTGCATCTCTTTTGCTAAACGAAGAAACTCTAAAGAGCGCTCGTATTTCGCACGCGCGCGTACTCTTGGTGTTAAACGACGTACTGTTTCAATATTATGATTTAAAATATCTGGCTTTGCATCCATTAACAATTGAAGGTTTTCCTTCACACCACCTAAATCTGATGGCAATACTTCAACAGATGTCGCTGGACTTTTGCGGCGGATGGCACGTACTGTTTCTGCTAACACTTGAGCACCGCCATCTTTTAAATCATCACGCGCTACCATTGTAATGACAACATGCTTTAAATTCATAATGGCTACTGAATCTGCTACGCGCTCTGGCTCTGCTAGGTCCAATTCATTCGGTAAACCTGTTTTTACTGCACAGAAACGGCAAGCACGTGTACAAACAGAGCCTAGAATCATCATTGTTGCTGTACGTCTTTCTCCCCAGCATTCATGGATATTTGGACAGCGAGCTTCCTCACATACTGTATGCAGGTTTTTCTCACGCATCAGCTTTTTAAGACCTTTATATTCATCATTTGTGTTTAATTTTATTTTGAGCCAGTCTGGTTTTCTTACATGTTCTTCTTTACTTGTAGGTTTACAAGATGTCATACGGATATCGCCCCTATCAAAAATATACATTTTTTTATATTAACTATCTTCACTGTTGTCAATGTAACATATTAAATGAACTCCAACAACTATCACAGCATACATTTCTACTTATAAGGAACAGGTATTTCGATGGAAGGCTGAGGCGCATCCGTGCTATTCGTATAAATATTTGGAACTGGGCCTCTTGTTAAGCCCATTGCTACAGGAATATTTTGCGATACAGTCGATGATTTACTGGCAAATGGGACAATAATTTGAACATTTACTTCCATATGAATACCAACCTCTACATAAGCACTGTTAATGCCAAATTCTTCGATAGATGCTGTAACATCACTATGGACATTCCCAATTACATGAAAGCGAATCGGAATCTTTGGTCCTAAATTACCAAGCAAAGGAATATTGGCTGCCTGACCAAGTGGTACAAAAAAGACAATACCATCTCCTTCTTGGATTCTGTTAATATCATATTCCACATTTTCTAATTCAGGTAAATGAGATAGCTCTCCTTGTTCAGCTTGCTCTAGGTACATTTTCACAAGCTCTAATGTTTCTGCTCGAACACGATTAATAATCTCTGTATTAAATTTCGTTGTCATCATATCGGAAGTACCTGGTGGAATATCTTCAATAATATCATTGACGTCTAAAACATTTGACGTACGAGAATTAATAGCTTTACTCACAACATAAGACGCAATTTTATTTGTTTGTACTTCAGCATATTGTAAGTAGGTTGGCATTAGACGTTCATTTAAATAATAGATAAATAAAATCAGACAAATAACCGTACTAACAATTAAAATCGTTAATCGATTAAGACGTGCTCCTCGTTTACCATAAGAGCGTAATTTCATTCTTTTTCGAGGGAATAACAAAAAAATCTCCTCCTGTTCCATAACGTATGAACAGGAGGAGCAATTTATTCTACTTTTGGAGGCATGATATAATCCGTTTCAACGCCTTCTATTGTCACTGTTGGGTAGTCCACTAAATTGATTTCATATGTGGCTGTTAACAATTGATTTTGCTCCTCAAAAATACGAATCCATGGCAATGCTGCATCTAATGTATTTTGCTTTGATACAATACCACGTCGGCCATCTGATAATTTTAAAATTACGCCATTTGGATAATGGACAACAGCCTTTTTTAAAGCCTTTACGATACGGGCATCGTAAAGTGTGCCGGAACCTGATTCTACAATAGCTAGCCCTTGTGAAGGCAGCATTTTTTCTCGGTACACACGATTTGTTGTCACAGCATCAAAAACATCTGCAACACCAATAATTTTCGCAAATGGGTGGATTTCAAAATCAACAAGACCTCGTGGGTAGCCACTACCATCAATACGCTCATGATGCTGGAAAGCACAGTGCGCCACAAGCAATGAAATAGAATGCAAATTTCGTAATAAATCAAAGCCATAACGGGCATGCATTTGCATTGCCTTAAACTCATCACTCGTTAAACGGCCTGGCTTTGTTAAAATTTCTTTTGGTACCATTAGCTTGCCAACATCATGCAACAAAGCGCCAATACCAATTAAGCGCAAATCCTCAGCAGAATAACCAAGCTCTTTTGCAATTGCTATTGAGTACAATGTCACTTGGAAAGAATGTTGATATAAATATTCATCAAATAAATAGGCATCTGTTAGTATCGTTAAAATTTCATCATTTCCAGCAACTACTGACAGCAGCTCATCGACAATGGACACAATTGTTTTAGACTGCTGATCTAATATATATGAAGCATTTACTGGATTACAGCCATCTAGTGACTGGAACGAACTTTTAATCGTTGAAATGGCTTTATTGCGCATAGTAGGTGGCACTGTTTCTTCAACTTCAATACCT is part of the Lysinibacillus sp. FSL K6-0232 genome and harbors:
- the lipA gene encoding lipoyl synthase, with product MTSCKPTSKEEHVRKPDWLKIKLNTNDEYKGLKKLMREKNLHTVCEEARCPNIHECWGERRTATMMILGSVCTRACRFCAVKTGLPNELDLAEPERVADSVAIMNLKHVVITMVARDDLKDGGAQVLAETVRAIRRKSPATSVEVLPSDLGGVKENLQLLMDAKPDILNHNIETVRRLTPRVRARAKYERSLEFLRLAKEMQPDIPTKSSLMIGLGETHEEILEVMDDLRANNVDIMTIGQYLQPTKKHLPVKKYYSPIEFGKLRKIAMEKGFKHCEAGPLVRSSYHADEQVNAATKERQLQAEL
- a CDS encoding YutD family protein; the protein is MIIVDGIEYELIEEYRDAFQAEAFQERYSDILARYDYIVGDWGYSQLRLKGFFDDKNQKSTFDTKISTLQDYLYEYCNFGCAYFVLRKVGKMAKQPEALESTDNEPLTE
- a CDS encoding D-glycero-alpha-D-manno-heptose-1,7-bisphosphate 7-phosphatase → MKRAIFLDRDGVINEVLSHRVKFVNKPKDFYFLPKVPEAIRILNKHFDYIFVVTNQGGIGLGFMKEKDLEKIHAYMIKELKKKGAIIHEAVYCPHKPKSGCACRKPNSKLIVDLGKKYRVNLAKSYMVGDTDTDIMAGKGAGTKGVFLGEQDALADAVFPDLISAAHWIVKDAKTV
- a CDS encoding HD-GYP domain-containing protein, with translation MRLISIDVLKEGMVLGRTIWNEAGHPLLKKDVVINARIIQRLQQLNIHYLYIDDEISEGIEVEETVPPTMRNKAISTIKSSFQSLDGCNPVNASYILDQQSKTIVSIVDELLSVVAGNDEILTILTDAYLFDEYLYQHSFQVTLYSIAIAKELGYSAEDLRLIGIGALLHDVGKLMVPKEILTKPGRLTSDEFKAMQMHARYGFDLLRNLHSISLLVAHCAFQHHERIDGSGYPRGLVDFEIHPFAKIIGVADVFDAVTTNRVYREKMLPSQGLAIVESGSGTLYDARIVKALKKAVVHYPNGVILKLSDGRRGIVSKQNTLDAALPWIRIFEEQNQLLTATYEINLVDYPTVTIEGVETDYIMPPKVE
- the yunB gene encoding sporulation protein YunB, which translates into the protein MEQEEIFLLFPRKRMKLRSYGKRGARLNRLTILIVSTVICLILFIYYLNERLMPTYLQYAEVQTNKIASYVVSKAINSRTSNVLDVNDIIEDIPPGTSDMMTTKFNTEIINRVRAETLELVKMYLEQAEQGELSHLPELENVEYDINRIQEGDGIVFFVPLGQAANIPLLGNLGPKIPIRFHVIGNVHSDVTASIEEFGINSAYVEVGIHMEVNVQIIVPFASKSSTVSQNIPVAMGLTRGPVPNIYTNSTDAPQPSIEIPVPYK